TCCTGGCAGCTCACTTTGCCTCTGAAGCTGCTTTCGGGTTAATGAAATCTGGTACAGaggtaagaaagaaatcttttctctTCACCTGATAAAAATGTGCAAAAttctgtttcatttttgtaGTACCAAGCAGTTACCAACGTTGTCCAAACCGTTGCTGAAGGTTTCCAATGCAAACCGATCATTGGAATGCTTAGCCACCAGCTCAAGCAGTTTGAGATCAACGGTGAAACGTCTATCATTGAGAACCCAAGCGAAAACCAGCGTAAAGAGCACGAAAAAAGTACCTTTGAACTCTACAAAGTGTACGCTATTGATATTCTCGTAAGCTCTGGAAAAGGAATGGTAAGTTAACAcgaaatttattgataaaaaaaaatatctctaaTTATTGACTTGTTATCTAAAGGCTAAGGAGATGGACACTCACACAACAGTGTTCAGAAAAACCAATGAGTCGTGCGAATTAAAGGTAAAGGCTTCCCGTGCTCTTCTCATAGAAGTCAACTCGAAGTGCGGCACGATGCCGTTCTGCCTTCGTAACCTGGAAGACGAGCAGAAAGCTTGCGTGGGAGTCCCCGAGTGTGTTTTCCACAAATTGCTCGAACCGTTTCCAGTTCTCTACGAGGAGCCAAGTGAGTAGAGGAGGAAGTAATCTTGATTAAAACTGCATAAGTAGTAATGTGGTCATTTTCTCGACTGTAGATGAAATTGTGGCCCAATTCAAGTTCACCGTCTTGTTGATGCCAAACGGTCCGCAGAAGATAACTGGGCTCCCATTTGATCCGACGGCCTTCCATAGTGAGAACTGCATCACCGACGAGGAAGTCAAAAAACTAATAACCTCCTCGACTCGTAGCAAGCCGaccaaaaataagaagaaacctGAAACAACTGAAGTAGATAAGGTCAGTCAGGCtgttttagtttagtttttagCAAATGTAACAAATTTAACGTGTTGGTTTGTTCTCTTCGTTCTCAAGAAACCTGATTGGGAAATGATTTTGGACACCAAAATAGAAGAACTTCGCGAGATGAAAGGTGTTGATTACTCGGACAATATGGCACTGCACTTTCAACTGCAGTCACTGCATGAAACACGCCCAGCTCCGTCTCTAGTCCAAGGGGTCGACTATAAGGCCATCTACGCCAACATAGCAGCACTGATGCGGGGTCAAGAGCCCGAGGAACTTGACCCAGTGACGATGACGAAATTTTCCCAGCTGTGGCATCTGCACAAGCAACGTATCCTGGCTGGACCAGAAGTTCCCTTTCCGGAATTCAAACCAAAAGAGGGATCTGCTCTCGAAAGGAACATGGAGTTCGCGGAACGAAAATCCGAGCAATGGTCTGCTGACGAGTTGGCAGCTAAGGAAATTCTTCTTTCGGAAGACGTTGCTGCTATTGAAGAGTTTTACTTGTCGCATGCGTCACTTAACCCTTCTAATGGATAAACTTGtgctttgaatttattttaaaaaaaattgaaattcgatGCTACGTGTTTTGCTTGAAATCGTTTCGGCTTAAACTGTGTTTTAATAAATTCAACCTGCCATTGCATACTCATCGATTACTTGTCCAATATTTCATTGAGAATTGTCTACGCAAGAAAACCGGAGAATAAATGGTTGCTCAGAATTATTGTCGGAGCTTATTTGCGGCTGTTCGACTGAAAAGATTTACCGCTACTGCAGGCCAGACGACCGCataacttttctttcattGGTAAAGATATTACGTCTAAATCCCAAATTTCTCGCTCGACCGTGAATTGCATCTTTTCTTACCATCGTACGAGTCATTCATTGATCTTTTGTCGTCTATTATTCATACCAAAACGATTTATTGATCTAATGTCATGCTGACAATCGAATTTGGCGCCGACGACATCTGCCGATTGTATTCAtccaaatcaacaaaattgtCGTCTGCTACGACTGGTCGTTCAGTGTTTGAGACCACTCGCGTGAAATAATTTGGTTTCGAATAGGTTTTTGCGTGACAGCTGGTGCAACTGATTTGTTTAATAATATGAAATTTGCTGTATATTTGGTGGCCGAATCCAGTGCCAGACTAGGCTCGTTAACGGAATTTGCTCGAATCCCAGAGGCTGTATTCGAAATCCCATTACTTTTGCTACACACTCGTGTATGATTATCTTTCTACCAACGATCAAATGTTGTTACGCATTTTTAACGTGATTCTGTCATTATCTTTTTAACCATAGGGTGCTTCTGTTCCACATTTGAGCTATGATCTCTTACAAATGCATGGTTTCAACTGGGCACCACATGCTTCAGATGCCTCTGGTTACGCTTGTTGATCACACAAAAAATGTGAAAGCATTCGGAAAAGGAATAGCTGAGTTTGCAGGTTTGAAGGTTGTTGATCTTGTCGTGTGGATGATCGCATCTTGACTACTTTGTCCTGAAAGTGAATCAAGAATTATATAATCTTTCTTTTtaggaatatttttaaattatgtgtCTGTGCAAGATTCTGGCACTGCAGCAACACCTGAGGGCTACCATGAAAAGAACTTCATTTCTCTGTGGTAAATGCTggaaaactttcttttttactctGCTGTTCCTAATAATCCAccttaacaaaatttttagtgatgccaatttttaatttagagcACTCTTTGGCTCTGGCTACTGATAACTATCTTATCTTTTTATAGGACAAGAGGTGGAAGGAAACTTATTGACCCCCAGACTTAcatatcttgcattgaagcATTGAAACCAGACATGTTTCAAGCGATAGTTGATCAATGGAGATACAACTCAAAGCAGTTCAGCTAAAAGGGTTCGAAAGTCTGTTGATGTTACTGTCAAGTTTGCTGGTATTTGTGCTGACCTGAAAGAAAAGTCTGATGTATGTAGTAACAtcatgtgtttcttttttcaaaaacagaaaatttattacattttcagtttttttttttctacactcCCCAGGTTTTAAAAGACACTCCCATGTTATCTTGTATAACTGGGGGGATCTGGTTATGTTATCGAAGGATTCCACACAAACGGAGAATCTGCCACGAATTTACTCTGGGAAGACGTGGAGCCAGTTTTAACGGAAAATTTAGTACGTTATCAATCATTCTTGTCTTGGCAGACACTAGAGAGCTAGCCGTGAAACACATTCAGATTGAATAAGCAATTTTGGggtttttaattacagggttCACTTCCGGAAAATCTACCTCGAGCATTTCATGGACCCATTACACCTAATCGTGCTACTGAAACTCGTATCTAAGGGTAAGGGTTTTAAATCTTCGAATCTGGCCAAAGTTCTTAATAAGTCTTAATCTTTAAAACaggcattgatatttttgatgcaACGTTTCCGTGGCTAGTTGCAGAACGATGGGGTGCGTTGGTTTTTCCTAATTCACTGTCAAAAGAGTATAATAatcactttgtttttttctactgtGCCTGCATATATTCATGtagtcattttttaattaacagaAACATTGCCAAGCGTGAAAGCCCCAGCAGTAGTTGCAACGGACCAAAAAGTTGCCAAACTTGCAGATGATAACAGCAATGACGAAGCAGTGGATCGAGTCTACGAAATAATTCTTAAAGACAAAATGTAAGCCAATTGCTTctaaatttctcgattttcaCATACCTAATTGTAATTGGCATAATAATCACTAGATACTTCAGTGACACCAGACCTTTATTAGAAGGCTGCTCATGCTATAGCTGCCGCAAGTATTCGCGAAGTTACGTTCACCATTTGACCGCAACGGGTGAACTTCAAGGGCCTATCCTGATAATGATGTACTAATTACTATAGCTGCTTTCATTGCCGTTCGAcatacttatttttatttcctttttacagGCACAATCTTCATCACTACATCAACTTCTTTAAAAGTATTCAGCAGGCCATTAAGGACAATGAATTACAAGCTCTACAATCTAAGCTTGATCTGTTTGTTTCCTCCCGCAGAAActgaaaattacaaattttacttttttttttcttaaatagtcCTCTTtctctaatttttttatttaaaatcggCAAAGGATTTGTAAATGTTTAATAACAGAGTCTCCGCACACTGTGGATTCGAACACGAAAAGCGCATAGAGTTTTATTGGCTCCAACACGTAGAGCCATGCATTCAGCGGGTTCAATTAGAATGTCGACTTGGTAAGACGATTATGTTTGACTAATTTTAAGTTGAatgtttattttctcatttatgAGGACGCAGTTGCCTTCCTGTGAAAATAAGGACGAAAAAGGGCGCTACCTATTTCTTGAGGCTCCGAGTTTTTAGGTTATGAcgggaaaacaattttttattgccTTTTTAAAACCGAGCCTTTGCCGTATTAGTTGGTAAATGCGAGTTATATATAAGGCATTTTAGTTGTGCTGACCCACGGTGCGCTGCATGGCAAGGCAAAATGTTAATAATCTAACGAAACAGAGTTACGATTATGCTGTCGTATAGGCCTATAAAGATACTTATAAAGCATTTTGATGGCTCGGAAGTTAAACGGCCTTAACCCATTTCTAATGTCTTAAAATAGCTTTTCGGAGAGTTCTGCAGAGGTCAATGCTAAGGTAAAAATGTCGgcttcaaatcaaaataacagaTAGACCTATTGTTTCACAGCCTCACTGAAGGTATATCGGACTTAATTGGTTCTATTAAAGATAAGAAAAGTTATCATTAGACCATAAAATAATCACAAATTCTATCATCATTAGATTAATAAACcatgaaaaataacaatttaattaaaatttgaatcgaaaaaaagtttgacagTTGTAAGGATTCGAACCATGTACCATAGGATGCATGGGATAATTGGGATGTCAACCACATGCATCGCCTGGGTAAAAGAGTCCAGCTTTTATTTaatagcagaaaaaaaaataaaaaaatttacagataaattcaaagaaaaatctaattaattttcttctctctctaatTCCTTCCCACTCAAAATCTCTATTATCATGATGAAATTGCAACAGATATGGTAAATAGGCTACTATTTACAGAATGAATGGGTACCGGGTGGTTGAGTGGGTTAGGGCGCCCTATTCTACCCATTCTACTTGATTGGGATTCATAATTTCATTATGGATAAGCCTGATCGTGTTACGCTCAGTAACAGAAACACTTGCGTGACgcgtaagaaataaaaatttcgagAAGTGTATTGGGTGTCTTATGTCATTGAGCCTCTTCCGTAACCGAATCATTCTTCAATTCAAGTCCGTTGAAAAATGCGGATTGAAATGTCCTCAAGTGGTGTCGGAAGGAATGTCTATAGTActtatgattttatttttaggtttgCAGTTTTAGATGTTCGTTTTGCATATTCATTCGGACTTCATATATAACGTAATAGCCTATTCATTTGGTATAGGCTacagtttattttttagtcgAATTTGGAAGTCAACCGGAAcggattttgttttcaataaactcCTACCCCATATCCATGAACGCTGGTGGAATTCGAGCTATTTTGGCCTCAGTACCGTCAACCAAGAGCTCGTCCCTTTCAATAAGTCATGATATGAAAATTCTGGTATATTTTGTATTGacgaaaattcaaaagtcaTACTTGCTACCATTTAGAATGATGAACCAGACTTCATACTAAAGCATGTGACAAACAAACATCCTTGGAAAATCACATAGTCTGATTGTCTAATCTCAGGACTAATGCAACCTCTAACTATTTATGGCGTGTGTGCAATCATATTGGAGACTTTGTCGGGTCTTCTGTCTCCCACCTCGCCAGTGGTGACGGCCAAGCCCAACAAGAGCGCTTCGTTCAGCGTCAATAAAGCGCCTACTCCGCCTCGACGCCTCTCCTGCTGGTTCTCCAGCCCAGGTAAAGCGGCCCGTCAAGAGAAATCAGAGTCGCTGGCAGGGCCAAAAGCGAGGCCAAAAGTCGAACCATGTCTAATTGTCTATCGATCAAGGCAGGTCCAGCAGCCGTGATTGTCAGCCGTAATCAGCCGGATAAGGAAGACCAATTAGAGCCAGCTCAGCAGTACCAGCTCAGCAGTACCAGCGACACCATAAACCATAATTTCTCAAGCCATCTTGCCGTTGCGTGTGTAATTTTATCAAACGTAATATTTGTACcggattttttctatttagaaGTTCTCTTCAGTTTTGAGAGTGTCTGTAAACATTCCACGTTCGTGTCCATTCGTGTCGACACTCGCGATTTCTATGCATCTATCGCGATTCTATGTTTCGCAATTGAAATCATTCGAGCGTGTGCGGGAAATACAGAAATGTGATTAATTTAATCCAATAAAATGGAGAACAAAAGTATCGAATGAACCTTGGATTTTTCAGGCAAcggaatcaaattaaaaacttaAGTTTCGGGTTTCACGGTATTGGCCGAAATGAAAAACAGCaggtgaaacattttttccgagaaatttcaaatgtcCGACATGTCATTGGGTTCCTGCGCTAATCAGACGACTAACCAGACTCGACTACTAACTCGGTGGTagtaatttgaatttcagaGCTAGCCAACATTCTTTATTACCTtgggaaaagaagaatatcAAGTCTTTGACGTCACAAGCAGTCTTTTCAATCCAATGTCGGTAAACCTCATAATCAAaatccctttttctctttcccattTGGTGGTTTTGACagatatacatacacacacacgtaacgGTAAGAATATAGTtcctgtttatttttgttttttttttctatattttttagttCCTTTCCAGCCCTCGAGGcgcttttatatttattgacggaaaaataaaattcttggGAGATGCGCAAAGTAAGGGTTGCTGTTTAGCAGTCTCGGCTAGGAGTAAAAAAAGTGGTCGTCGGCCACTTGTTAGAGAAGTGAGgaaataaaataggaaaaaagctGTCGGCCTCCCCCCCTTTGTTTTGTGAGGCCACAGAAAACGGTGATCTCGATCTTTTAACTTTACGTCAGTTTGATTGTTTGGCATTTTGTGCCGCAGAGAATCTGGTCACGCATACTGAG
The sequence above is drawn from the Daphnia pulicaria isolate SC F1-1A chromosome 1, SC_F0-13Bv2, whole genome shotgun sequence genome and encodes:
- the LOC124315143 gene encoding proliferation-associated protein 2G4-like; the protein is MSNMDKVMQSEAAKDGVMIPNNMADKDTDEQEETIAEDLVAIQKYKMAGEISNCVIKGVIAQCLAGASVRDLCSLGDRLVHEETAKVYKKETDVKKGIAFPTCVSVNNCVCHFSPLASDTDVELNDGDVVKIDLGAHVDGFIASVAHTVVVGSSPSTQITGRKADILLAAHFASEAAFGLMKSGTEYQAVTNVVQTVAEGFQCKPIIGMLSHQLKQFEINGETSIIENPSENQRKEHEKSTFELYKVYAIDILVSSGKGMAKEMDTHTTVFRKTNESCELKVKASRALLIEVNSKCGTMPFCLRNLEDEQKACVGVPECVFHKLLEPFPVLYEEPNEIVAQFKFTVLLMPNGPQKITGLPFDPTAFHSENCITDEEVKKLITSSTRSKPTKNKKKPETTEVDKKPDWEMILDTKIEELREMKGVDYSDNMALHFQLQSLHETRPAPSLVQGVDYKAIYANIAALMRGQEPEELDPVTMTKFSQLWHLHKQRILAGPEVPFPEFKPKEGSALERNMEFAERKSEQWSADELAAKEILLSEDVAAIEEFYLSHASLNPSNG